One Gordonia mangrovi genomic region harbors:
- a CDS encoding arginine repressor has product MTAERTPAAGAGGHPARLAAGENRLAATKAGRHARIVDLLAAHHVRSQGELQHLLADEGIEATQATLSRDLDELGAIKLRGADGGTGRYVVPEDGSPVRGVFGGTDRLSRLLADLLVSTDSSGNLAVLRTPPGAAHYLASAIDRASLPDVVGTIAGDDTIFVVAREPIDGAELARRIEGLV; this is encoded by the coding sequence ATGACCGCCGAACGCACACCCGCGGCCGGGGCCGGAGGCCACCCGGCCCGACTCGCCGCGGGCGAGAACCGCCTGGCGGCGACCAAGGCCGGACGGCATGCGCGCATCGTCGATCTCTTGGCCGCGCACCACGTCCGCAGTCAGGGCGAACTGCAACACCTGCTGGCCGACGAGGGTATCGAGGCCACCCAGGCGACCCTGTCCCGCGACCTCGACGAACTCGGGGCGATCAAGCTGCGCGGTGCCGACGGCGGCACCGGGCGCTACGTGGTGCCCGAGGACGGTTCACCGGTACGCGGGGTGTTCGGCGGTACCGACCGGCTTTCCCGGCTGCTGGCCGACCTGCTCGTGTCGACCGACTCGAGCGGCAATCTCGCCGTGCTGCGGACTCCACCCGGTGCCGCGCACTATCTGGCCAGTGCGATCGACCGGGCCAGCCTGCCCGACGTGGTGGGCACCATCGCCGGAGATGACACCATCTTCGTGGTGGCCCGGGAGCCGATCGACGGCGCCGAACTCGCCCGACGAATCGAGGGCCTCGTGTAG
- the argF gene encoding ornithine carbamoyltransferase gives MTRHFLRDDDLSPDEQAEVLALAAELKASPFAQRPLEGPRGVGVIFDKNSTRTRFSFEMGVAQLGGHAVVVDGTTTQLGRDETIEDTGRVLSRFVEAIVWRTFGQERLDAMASTATVPVVNALSDTFHPCQVLADLQTIIERKGRAAGLSMTYLGDGANNMAHSLALGGVTAGMHVTISAPTGFEPADDVMEAVRARAERTGGSVRIVADPATAVAGADVLVTDTWTSMGQETDGKDRKGPFVPYQINDELLARADADAIVLHCLPAHRGEEITDAVIDGPASVVIDEAENRLHAQKALLVWLLRQ, from the coding sequence ATGACGAGGCATTTTCTGCGCGACGACGACCTGTCGCCCGACGAGCAGGCCGAGGTGCTGGCCTTGGCCGCCGAACTCAAGGCATCACCGTTTGCCCAGCGGCCCCTGGAGGGACCGCGTGGGGTCGGGGTGATCTTCGACAAGAACTCCACCCGCACCCGTTTCTCGTTCGAGATGGGTGTCGCGCAGCTCGGTGGACACGCGGTCGTGGTCGACGGCACCACCACCCAACTCGGGCGCGACGAGACGATCGAGGACACCGGGCGGGTGCTGTCGCGGTTCGTCGAGGCGATCGTCTGGCGCACCTTCGGTCAGGAACGGCTCGACGCGATGGCATCGACGGCCACGGTCCCGGTCGTCAACGCACTGTCGGACACCTTCCACCCCTGCCAGGTCCTCGCCGATCTGCAGACCATCATCGAACGCAAGGGACGCGCCGCCGGGTTGTCGATGACCTACCTCGGTGACGGCGCCAACAACATGGCGCACTCGCTGGCACTCGGTGGGGTGACCGCGGGTATGCACGTGACCATCAGTGCCCCCACCGGTTTCGAACCCGCCGACGATGTGATGGAGGCGGTCCGCGCGCGTGCCGAGCGGACCGGCGGGTCGGTCCGGATCGTCGCCGACCCGGCGACCGCGGTGGCCGGTGCGGATGTGCTGGTCACCGACACCTGGACGTCGATGGGGCAGGAAACCGACGGAAAGGACCGCAAGGGTCCGTTCGTGCCGTATCAGATCAACGACGAACTGCTCGCCCGCGCCGACGCGGACGCCATCGTGCTGCACTGTCTGCCCGCCCACCGCGGTGAGGAGATCACCGACGCGGTCATCGACGGCCCGGCCAGCGTCGTCATCGACGAAGCGGAGAACCGGCTGCACGCCCAGAAGGCGCTGCTGGTCTGGTTGTTGAGGCAGTGA
- a CDS encoding acetylornithine transaminase: MTEPLQQRWSAALMNNYGTPAIALASGSGAVVRDADGKEYLDLLGGIAVNALGHAHPALIDAVTTQMQTLGHVSNLYISAPAVELAERLLDKFGHPGRVFFCNSGTEANEAAFKLARRTGRPEIVAAERAFHGRTMGALAMTGQPSKRAPFEPMPPGVRFVPYGDVAALESAVTEHTAAVILEPILGESGVVVPPNGYLAEARRITAERGALLIFDEVQTGIARTGAFFAHQAAGVVPDVMTLAKGLGGGLPIGACIATGPAADLFEPGQHGTTFGGNPTCTAAALAVLRVIDDEGLVDQVAAVGKSIATGIEDLGHPQVSHVRGAGLLLGIVLRSPIAPRAEKAARAAGFLINAPAPDVLRLAPPLILTEEQGAGFVAALPAILDDAAADEQGEKA, from the coding sequence ATGACCGAGCCGTTGCAGCAGCGGTGGTCTGCCGCGCTGATGAACAACTACGGAACCCCGGCGATCGCGCTGGCCAGCGGGTCCGGGGCCGTGGTGCGCGACGCCGACGGCAAGGAATACCTGGACCTGCTCGGTGGGATCGCGGTCAACGCGCTCGGCCACGCACACCCGGCACTGATCGACGCCGTCACCACCCAGATGCAGACGCTGGGGCACGTGTCCAACCTCTACATCAGTGCGCCCGCAGTGGAATTGGCCGAACGGCTACTGGACAAGTTCGGTCATCCGGGACGCGTGTTCTTCTGTAACTCGGGCACCGAGGCCAACGAGGCGGCGTTCAAGCTGGCGCGCCGGACGGGTCGACCCGAGATCGTCGCCGCCGAGCGGGCCTTCCACGGTCGCACCATGGGTGCGCTCGCGATGACCGGTCAGCCGTCGAAACGTGCTCCGTTCGAACCGATGCCACCCGGGGTCCGCTTCGTGCCCTACGGGGACGTGGCGGCACTCGAGAGCGCTGTCACCGAGCACACCGCGGCCGTGATCCTCGAACCCATCCTCGGGGAGAGCGGTGTGGTCGTGCCACCGAACGGCTATCTGGCCGAGGCTCGGCGGATCACCGCCGAGCGCGGTGCGCTGTTGATCTTCGACGAGGTGCAGACCGGGATCGCCCGTACCGGCGCGTTCTTCGCCCATCAGGCCGCCGGCGTGGTGCCCGACGTGATGACCCTCGCCAAGGGCCTGGGTGGCGGGCTGCCGATCGGTGCCTGCATCGCCACCGGGCCGGCCGCCGACCTGTTCGAGCCGGGTCAGCACGGGACCACGTTCGGGGGCAACCCGACGTGTACTGCGGCGGCGCTGGCGGTGCTGCGCGTGATCGACGACGAGGGTCTGGTCGATCAGGTGGCCGCGGTGGGCAAGTCCATCGCGACGGGCATCGAGGACCTCGGCCATCCGCAGGTGTCCCATGTCCGCGGCGCCGGGCTGCTGCTCGGCATCGTGCTGCGCAGCCCGATCGCGCCTCGAGCCGAGAAGGCCGCGCGCGCAGCGGGCTTCCTGATCAATGCGCCGGCACCCGACGTGCTGCGGCTGGCACCGCCGCTGATCCTCACCGAAGAACAGGGGGCAGGGTTCGTCGCCGCCTTGCCCGCGATCCTGGACGACGCGGCCGCCGATGAGCAGGGGGAGAAGGCATGA
- the argB gene encoding acetylglutamate kinase, translating to MSGSSQLSALDKAMVLAESLPALQALHGATVVIKYGGNAMVDDDLKRAFAADMVLLRACGVHPVVVHGGGPQISAMLKRLGLEGEFRGGFRVTTPEVMDVARMVLFGQVGRELVGLINSHGPYAVGITGEDAHLFTATRRTVLVDGVATDIGLVGDITSVNTSAVLDLVAAGRIPVVSTIAPDRDGVVHNINADTAAGALAEALGASRLVVLTDIEGLYTDWPDRNSLVAQIGTDRLASLLGSLDAGMVPKMEACLRAVTGGVRAAHVIDGRVPHSVIAQLLTESSTGTTVTADTEGEPA from the coding sequence ATGAGCGGGTCGTCCCAGCTGAGTGCTCTGGACAAGGCGATGGTGCTCGCCGAGTCGTTGCCGGCACTGCAGGCGCTGCACGGCGCCACCGTGGTGATCAAATACGGCGGCAACGCGATGGTCGACGACGACCTGAAACGCGCGTTCGCCGCGGACATGGTGTTGTTGCGGGCCTGCGGTGTCCACCCGGTGGTGGTGCACGGCGGCGGCCCGCAGATCTCGGCGATGCTCAAGCGACTCGGCCTCGAGGGCGAGTTCCGCGGCGGATTCCGCGTCACCACCCCGGAGGTGATGGACGTCGCCCGCATGGTGTTGTTCGGACAGGTCGGGCGCGAACTCGTCGGGCTCATCAACTCGCACGGGCCGTATGCGGTCGGCATCACCGGCGAGGACGCACACCTGTTCACCGCGACCCGGCGGACCGTACTGGTGGACGGCGTCGCCACCGACATCGGTCTCGTCGGCGACATCACCTCGGTCAACACCTCCGCGGTACTCGACCTCGTGGCCGCAGGCCGGATCCCGGTGGTGTCCACCATCGCCCCGGACCGGGACGGGGTGGTCCACAACATCAATGCCGACACCGCTGCCGGGGCGCTCGCCGAGGCGCTCGGCGCGTCGCGGTTGGTGGTCCTCACCGACATCGAGGGCCTCTACACCGACTGGCCGGACCGCAACTCGTTGGTCGCGCAGATCGGCACCGATCGTCTGGCATCGCTGCTCGGGTCGCTCGACGCCGGGATGGTGCCCAAGATGGAGGCCTGCCTGCGTGCGGTCACCGGCGGTGTGCGGGCCGCGCACGTGATCGACGGACGCGTTCCGCACTCGGTGATCGCCCAGCTGCTCACCGAGAGCTCCACCGGCACCACCGTCACCGCCGATACCGAGGGGGAACCCGCATGA
- the argJ gene encoding bifunctional glutamate N-acetyltransferase/amino-acid acetyltransferase ArgJ, with protein MTTDDRITPGAPLDAPRLVRAQGVTAPLGFRAAGIAAGIKASGAADLALVFNEGPEYAAAGVFTRNQVQAAPVLWSRQVLSTGRLRAVILNSGGANACTGPGGFQDTHATAEAVAEALSNWGTETGAVEVAVCSTGLIGDRLPMDRVLAGVTEIVHEMGGGLSGGTDAAHAIMTTDTVPKQAALHHPQGFNVGGMAKGAGMLAPSLATMLCVLTTDAHATAEQLDSALRLATALTFDRLDVDGSCSTNDTVLLLSSGASQIPVEQADLDAAVLAVCDDLAAQLIADAEGVTKRIVIAVAGALTEDDAVTVGRTVARDSLVKTALFGSDPNWGRVLAAVGMAPVTIDPEQISVSFNGTPVCEGGCGVAGAREVDLSGADIAVRIDLGLGDASASIRTTDLSHAYVEENSAYSS; from the coding sequence GTGACCACAGACGATCGGATCACACCGGGAGCACCGCTCGACGCCCCCCGTCTCGTCCGGGCGCAGGGCGTCACCGCGCCGCTGGGTTTCCGGGCGGCGGGTATCGCCGCCGGCATCAAGGCCTCCGGCGCCGCCGACCTCGCCCTGGTATTCAACGAGGGCCCCGAATATGCCGCGGCCGGCGTCTTCACCCGCAACCAGGTGCAGGCCGCGCCGGTGCTGTGGAGTCGGCAGGTGCTCTCCACCGGCCGCTTGCGCGCCGTCATCCTCAACTCCGGTGGCGCCAATGCCTGCACCGGCCCCGGTGGTTTCCAGGACACCCACGCCACCGCCGAGGCGGTGGCCGAGGCGCTGAGCAACTGGGGGACCGAGACCGGTGCCGTCGAGGTGGCGGTGTGCTCGACCGGGCTGATCGGTGATCGGTTGCCGATGGATCGCGTGCTGGCCGGGGTCACCGAGATCGTGCACGAGATGGGCGGCGGACTCTCCGGCGGAACCGACGCCGCGCACGCGATCATGACCACCGACACCGTGCCGAAACAGGCTGCGCTGCATCATCCGCAGGGATTCAACGTCGGCGGCATGGCCAAGGGTGCGGGCATGCTGGCGCCGTCGCTGGCCACCATGCTGTGCGTGCTCACCACCGACGCGCACGCCACCGCCGAGCAACTCGACAGCGCGCTGCGTCTGGCCACCGCACTGACCTTCGACCGACTCGACGTCGACGGTTCGTGCTCCACCAACGACACCGTGCTGCTGCTGAGTTCGGGGGCCAGCCAGATACCGGTGGAGCAGGCCGATCTCGATGCCGCGGTACTCGCCGTGTGTGACGACCTGGCCGCACAGCTGATCGCCGACGCAGAGGGTGTCACCAAACGCATCGTCATCGCCGTTGCCGGGGCCCTGACCGAGGACGATGCCGTGACGGTGGGTCGTACGGTCGCCCGCGATTCGCTGGTCAAGACGGCCCTGTTCGGTTCCGATCCCAACTGGGGACGCGTGCTCGCCGCCGTGGGTATGGCACCCGTGACCATTGACCCGGAACAGATCTCGGTGTCGTTCAACGGAACCCCGGTCTGCGAAGGCGGTTGCGGCGTTGCCGGGGCACGTGAGGTGGACCTGTCCGGCGCCGACATCGCGGTGCGGATCGATCTCGGCCTCGGTGACGCGTCGGCGAGCATCCGCACCACCGACCTCTCCCACGCGTATGTCGAAGAGAACTCGGCATATTCGTCATGA
- the argC gene encoding N-acetyl-gamma-glutamyl-phosphate reductase, whose amino-acid sequence MTIRVAVAGASGYAGGEILRLLCGHPRLRTGDLEIGALTAGGNAGSTLGSLHPHLLPLADRVLEDTTPEVLAGHDVVFLGLPHGTSGQIADALAPSTLIIDCGADHRLQNAQDWLDYYGSEHAGTWPYGLPELPGNRDRLRDASRIAVPGCYPTVSILALLPAIAAGLVEPHVTVVAVTGASGAGRTAKVDLLASEVIGSARAYGVGGVHRHTPEISQALSEAAGTPVTVSFTPVLAPMARGILATCTARTTASAAEVRAAYEKAYDDETFVHVLPEGTLPATGSVIGGNAVQLAVTVDERAQTMVAVGAIDNLTKGTGGAAVQSMNLALGWDETEGLSTVGVAP is encoded by the coding sequence ATGACGATCAGGGTGGCAGTCGCCGGTGCGAGCGGCTATGCGGGTGGTGAGATCCTTCGGCTTCTCTGCGGGCACCCGCGTCTGCGAACCGGGGATCTGGAGATCGGCGCGCTCACCGCAGGCGGTAACGCCGGCAGCACCCTCGGATCGCTGCACCCGCATCTGCTGCCGTTGGCCGACCGGGTCCTCGAGGACACCACGCCCGAGGTGCTCGCGGGCCACGACGTCGTATTCCTCGGTCTGCCCCACGGCACGTCCGGACAGATCGCCGACGCGCTGGCGCCGTCGACGCTCATCATCGACTGCGGTGCCGACCACCGGCTGCAGAACGCCCAGGACTGGCTCGACTACTACGGCAGCGAGCACGCCGGGACCTGGCCCTATGGGTTACCCGAGTTGCCCGGCAACCGCGACCGGCTTCGGGATGCGTCGCGGATCGCGGTCCCCGGCTGCTATCCCACGGTGTCCATCCTGGCGTTGTTGCCGGCGATCGCGGCCGGTCTGGTGGAACCGCATGTCACCGTGGTCGCCGTGACCGGGGCATCGGGCGCCGGGCGCACGGCGAAGGTCGATCTCCTGGCGTCGGAGGTCATCGGATCGGCTCGCGCCTACGGCGTGGGCGGCGTGCACCGGCACACCCCGGAGATCTCGCAGGCGTTGTCGGAGGCGGCCGGGACCCCGGTCACCGTGTCGTTCACCCCCGTGTTGGCGCCGATGGCCCGGGGCATCCTCGCCACCTGCACCGCGCGGACCACCGCATCGGCCGCCGAGGTGCGGGCCGCCTACGAGAAGGCCTACGACGACGAGACCTTCGTGCACGTGCTGCCCGAAGGCACCTTGCCGGCAACCGGGTCGGTGATCGGCGGCAATGCTGTCCAGCTGGCGGTCACCGTCGACGAACGCGCCCAGACGATGGTGGCGGTCGGCGCCATCGACAACCTGACCAAGGGCACCGGCGGCGCTGCGGTCCAATCGATGAACCTCGCACTCGGCTGGGACGAGACCGAGGGCCTGAGCACCGTGGGGGTGGCACCGTGA
- the pheT gene encoding phenylalanine--tRNA ligase subunit beta gives MRAPQSWYTEVLRQGDPEWSATADEIDQAFVRVGFEIEDIDPFPAISGPLVIGRVETIEELTEFKKPIRFCTVAVGEDEPRGIVCGARNFAEGDLIVAALPGVVLPGPFEIASRKTYGRISDGMICSVAELGIGQDHSGILVLAPGTAEPGADAREVLGLDDTAIDVNVTPDRGYAFSVRGLGRELAGSFDVPFVDPALAGTAPDATGDAWPVAIDDDSSATRYTARIISGVNATAVSPWWMQKRLMAAGIRPISAIVDITNYVMIELGQPLHAFDADKLTGTITVRSAQAGEKLSTLDDVDRVLDPEDVVIADDSGPVALAGVMGGAATEVGAATTTVLLESATFDPVRVFRTGKRHKLTSEASKRFERTVDPEVTAVASDRAAQLIVAIAGGTVTSPLSEARADAPAPAAISIAADEPDRTAGLTYPAGTTAARLREVGCQVEGDDTLQVLPPSWRPDLRMRADLVEEVLRLEGLEDIPAVVPRAPAGTGLTAAQRRRRAVGRTLALDGFVEVLPYPFMPAGVFDVWDLPDDDDRRRTVTVLNPLESERPELNTTLLPGLLEMTARNIARGQRDLSLYTIGQVVFAGDNVAPVGALDVSRRPDDSDIAALDASLPHQPLHVAVALTGLRDPAGPWGPGRSADHVDAFEAARTIARAAGVEVELSAADHRPWHPGRCAAIGVDGVTVGYAGELHPAVLERAGLPKRMCAVEIDLDAVPIIERLPAPRVSPFPAVLQDVAVVVDDAVPAAEVRAALRAGAGELLEAIDLFDVFTGEQVGAGSKSLTFALRFRAPDRTLTEEEANEAKLAAVAHAGAQVGAHLR, from the coding sequence GTGCGTGCCCCACAGTCCTGGTACACCGAGGTGCTCCGGCAGGGTGATCCGGAATGGTCGGCGACCGCCGACGAGATCGATCAGGCATTCGTCCGGGTCGGATTCGAGATCGAGGACATCGACCCGTTCCCCGCGATCAGCGGCCCGCTGGTGATCGGACGCGTCGAGACCATCGAGGAACTCACCGAGTTCAAGAAGCCGATCCGGTTCTGCACCGTGGCGGTCGGGGAGGACGAACCCCGCGGCATTGTGTGCGGCGCCCGCAACTTCGCCGAAGGTGACCTCATCGTCGCGGCGCTGCCCGGCGTCGTGTTGCCCGGCCCGTTCGAGATCGCGTCGCGCAAGACCTACGGCCGCATCTCCGACGGCATGATCTGCTCGGTCGCCGAACTCGGCATCGGCCAGGACCACAGCGGCATCCTGGTGCTCGCCCCGGGCACCGCCGAGCCCGGTGCGGACGCCCGGGAGGTGCTCGGCCTCGACGACACCGCCATCGACGTCAACGTCACCCCCGACCGCGGCTACGCCTTCTCCGTCCGTGGCCTGGGCCGTGAACTCGCCGGCAGCTTCGATGTGCCGTTCGTCGACCCCGCACTCGCCGGCACGGCCCCGGACGCGACGGGCGACGCCTGGCCAGTCGCCATCGACGACGACTCGTCGGCCACCCGCTACACCGCGCGCATCATCTCCGGTGTGAACGCGACGGCGGTGTCTCCCTGGTGGATGCAGAAGCGGCTGATGGCCGCGGGCATCCGTCCCATCTCGGCCATTGTCGACATCACCAACTACGTGATGATCGAGCTCGGCCAGCCGCTGCACGCCTTCGACGCCGACAAACTGACCGGCACCATCACGGTGCGTTCGGCGCAGGCAGGGGAGAAGCTCAGCACGCTCGACGACGTCGACCGCGTGCTCGATCCCGAGGACGTCGTGATCGCCGACGACAGTGGTCCGGTCGCCCTGGCCGGCGTGATGGGCGGAGCGGCCACCGAGGTCGGCGCCGCCACCACGACGGTGCTGCTGGAATCGGCCACCTTCGATCCGGTCCGCGTGTTCCGCACCGGCAAACGCCACAAGCTCACCTCGGAGGCGAGCAAACGCTTCGAACGCACCGTGGACCCCGAGGTCACCGCCGTGGCGTCCGATCGCGCGGCGCAGCTCATCGTCGCCATCGCCGGCGGCACCGTGACCTCCCCGCTGAGCGAGGCGCGGGCCGATGCACCGGCCCCGGCGGCGATCTCGATCGCCGCCGACGAACCCGACCGCACCGCCGGCCTGACCTACCCCGCCGGCACCACCGCGGCGCGGCTGCGGGAGGTGGGTTGCCAGGTCGAGGGCGACGACACTCTCCAGGTGCTCCCACCGTCGTGGCGACCCGACCTGCGCATGCGGGCCGACCTCGTCGAGGAGGTCCTGCGGCTCGAAGGCCTCGAGGACATCCCGGCCGTCGTGCCCCGCGCGCCCGCCGGTACCGGACTGACTGCGGCGCAGCGTCGTCGCCGCGCGGTCGGGCGCACCCTCGCGCTCGACGGTTTCGTGGAGGTGCTGCCGTATCCGTTCATGCCGGCGGGTGTCTTCGACGTCTGGGATCTGCCGGACGACGACGACCGGCGCCGCACGGTCACCGTGCTCAACCCGCTGGAGTCCGAGCGGCCCGAACTGAACACCACGCTGCTGCCCGGGTTGCTGGAGATGACGGCGCGCAACATCGCCCGCGGCCAGCGTGACCTGTCGCTGTACACCATCGGGCAGGTGGTCTTCGCCGGCGACAACGTCGCACCGGTCGGTGCACTGGACGTCTCGCGACGACCCGACGACTCCGACATCGCCGCCCTCGACGCATCGCTGCCGCATCAGCCGCTGCATGTGGCCGTCGCCCTCACCGGCCTGCGCGATCCCGCCGGACCGTGGGGCCCCGGCCGATCAGCCGACCATGTCGACGCCTTCGAGGCTGCCCGCACCATCGCACGGGCAGCCGGGGTGGAGGTGGAGTTGTCGGCGGCCGATCATCGCCCGTGGCATCCGGGTCGGTGTGCGGCGATCGGCGTCGACGGCGTCACGGTGGGCTACGCCGGTGAACTGCATCCGGCGGTGCTGGAACGCGCTGGTCTGCCCAAGCGGATGTGCGCGGTGGAGATCGATCTCGACGCGGTGCCGATCATCGAGCGCCTGCCCGCGCCGCGGGTGTCTCCGTTCCCGGCTGTCCTGCAGGACGTCGCCGTGGTGGTCGACGACGCCGTGCCGGCCGCCGAGGTGCGGGCCGCGTTGCGCGCCGGTGCCGGCGAACTGCTCGAGGCCATCGACCTGTTCGATGTCTTCACCGGCGAACAGGTCGGCGCGGGGAGCAAGTCGCTCACCTTCGCGCTGCGCTTCCGTGCTCCCGACCGCACCCTCACCGAGGAAGAGGCCAACGAGGCCAAGCTCGCCGCCGTGGCCCACGCCGGCGCCCAGGTCGGCGCGCACCTGCGCTGA
- the pheS gene encoding phenylalanine--tRNA ligase subunit alpha encodes MASSADDAPEIRFPEPEELDAAAAAAVAAFEAAGDLDELAQAKTAHLGDRSPVALARRALGSLPKDQRSAAGKLVNEVRGRVSAALDLRTTTLQAERDAAVLVAEAVDVTLPSARRRVGARHPITVIAEQVADVFIGMGWEIAEGPEVETEHHNFDALNFLPDHPARSMQDTFYIAPEGSRQVLRTHTSPVQVRSMLSRDLPIYVACPGRTFRTDELDATHTPVFHQIEGLAVDKGLTLANLRGTLEVFARALFGPETTTRMRASYFPFTEPSAEVDVWFPGKKGGAGWVEWGGCGMVNPNVLRASGIDPDVYSGFAFGMGLERTLQFRNDISDMRDMVEGDIRFTVPFGPAV; translated from the coding sequence GTGGCCAGCTCTGCCGACGACGCCCCAGAGATCCGGTTTCCCGAACCGGAGGAACTCGACGCCGCAGCCGCGGCCGCCGTCGCGGCGTTCGAGGCCGCCGGCGACCTCGACGAACTCGCGCAGGCCAAGACCGCGCATCTCGGTGACCGGTCACCCGTGGCGCTCGCGCGCCGCGCGCTCGGCAGCCTCCCGAAAGACCAGCGGTCAGCGGCGGGCAAACTCGTCAACGAGGTGCGTGGACGTGTCAGTGCCGCACTCGATCTGCGTACCACCACGCTGCAGGCCGAACGTGACGCGGCAGTCCTGGTCGCCGAGGCCGTCGACGTCACACTGCCCAGCGCCCGTCGTCGCGTCGGCGCACGCCACCCGATCACGGTGATCGCCGAACAGGTCGCCGACGTCTTCATCGGGATGGGCTGGGAGATCGCCGAGGGCCCGGAGGTCGAGACCGAGCACCACAACTTCGACGCCCTCAACTTCCTGCCCGACCATCCGGCCCGCTCGATGCAGGACACCTTCTACATCGCCCCCGAGGGTTCGCGGCAGGTGCTGCGCACACACACCTCACCGGTGCAGGTGCGATCAATGCTCAGCCGCGATCTGCCGATCTACGTCGCGTGCCCGGGGCGCACCTTCCGCACCGACGAACTCGACGCCACCCACACCCCGGTCTTCCACCAGATCGAGGGTCTGGCCGTCGACAAGGGGCTCACGCTGGCCAACTTGCGCGGCACCCTGGAGGTGTTCGCCCGCGCCCTGTTCGGGCCGGAGACCACCACCCGCATGCGCGCGAGCTACTTCCCGTTCACCGAGCCCTCGGCAGAGGTCGACGTCTGGTTCCCCGGCAAGAAGGGCGGAGCGGGCTGGGTCGAGTGGGGCGGCTGCGGCATGGTGAACCCGAACGTGCTGCGGGCCAGCGGGATCGATCCGGACGTCTATTCCGGTTTCGCCTTCGGGATGGGATTGGAACGAACACTGCAGTTCCGCAACGACATCTCCGACATGCGCGACATGGTCGAAGGTGACATCCGGTTCACCGTCCCGTTCGGCCCGGCCGTCTGA
- a CDS encoding acyltransferase family protein, which translates to MTSTHTSVRRRLPSAADLDARTGDRDRVVDLIRIFSLVVVIAGHSLMLTVTADDVAVHLGNLLADVPVLQAATWLLQVLPLFFFAGAAAATFGLTSRPPQPPGHWLLTRAQRLLRPVFWYLLAVGAVLLVAHAADAKVAADLVAGLGVQLLWFLGAYLLVLAIVPLLQRITTTMHAVGAVAVAWAATAGIDGARLTLGWEALGAAAFVTVWVIPAIIGVAYARGVVSPVLGAGAVVSFLLVDIALVAFGPYEVSLVTVPGQSLSNMNPPTLLLAGHAIVLCGLAIALRTHLARVVARPRVWWWVALGNRGAMTLYLWHLPVLALLIGGGELLGWSRDRSPDGMYAALIGSQTVLLLALMVPVVALLAQLENRPLRWWDATAAGHRGRARDAAVLVTLVVVAVAILMTARTGLVGDGWSWVMVAVVGAVVARTLDEPSTAVPHRRQRSTCAASPKSARLPL; encoded by the coding sequence ATGACCAGCACTCACACCTCGGTACGGCGCCGCCTGCCGTCGGCTGCCGACCTCGATGCGCGCACCGGCGACCGGGACCGCGTGGTCGATCTGATCCGAATCTTCTCACTCGTGGTCGTCATCGCCGGACATTCGTTGATGCTGACCGTCACGGCCGATGACGTGGCCGTCCATCTCGGCAATCTGCTCGCCGACGTCCCGGTGCTGCAGGCCGCCACCTGGCTGCTCCAGGTGCTGCCGTTGTTCTTCTTCGCCGGCGCCGCCGCGGCCACCTTCGGTCTCACCTCGCGGCCGCCGCAGCCGCCCGGACACTGGTTGCTCACCCGTGCGCAACGCCTGCTGCGTCCGGTCTTCTGGTATCTCCTCGCCGTCGGCGCCGTACTGCTGGTCGCCCACGCCGCCGACGCGAAGGTGGCCGCCGATCTGGTCGCCGGCCTGGGCGTGCAGTTGCTGTGGTTCCTCGGCGCCTACCTGTTGGTGCTCGCCATCGTCCCGCTGCTGCAACGCATCACCACCACCATGCACGCGGTGGGCGCCGTGGCCGTGGCCTGGGCGGCCACCGCAGGCATCGACGGTGCGCGCCTGACGCTGGGGTGGGAGGCGCTCGGGGCGGCCGCGTTCGTGACGGTGTGGGTGATTCCCGCGATCATCGGCGTCGCCTATGCGCGCGGCGTGGTCTCACCGGTGCTCGGTGCAGGCGCTGTCGTGTCGTTCCTGCTCGTCGATATCGCTCTCGTGGCGTTCGGACCCTACGAGGTGTCCCTGGTGACGGTGCCCGGCCAGTCGCTGTCCAACATGAATCCCCCGACCCTGCTGCTCGCCGGTCACGCGATCGTGCTGTGCGGCCTCGCCATCGCGCTGCGCACGCACCTGGCGCGGGTGGTCGCCCGGCCGCGCGTCTGGTGGTGGGTGGCGCTGGGCAATCGCGGCGCGATGACGCTCTACCTGTGGCACCTGCCCGTCCTGGCACTGCTCATCGGCGGCGGAGAACTGCTCGGGTGGTCACGTGACCGGTCACCCGACGGGATGTATGCGGCGCTGATCGGCTCGCAGACCGTGCTGTTGCTGGCCCTGATGGTCCCGGTGGTGGCGCTGCTCGCGCAGCTGGAGAACCGCCCGCTGCGATGGTGGGATGCGACCGCCGCCGGGCACCGCGGCCGCGCTCGAGATGCCGCTGTACTCGTGACGCTCGTCGTGGTCGCGGTGGCGATCCTGATGACCGCCCGGACCGGCCTGGTCGGTGACGGCTGGTCCTGGGTGATGGTTGCCGTGGTGGGTGCCGTCGTCGCGCGAACGCTCGACGAGCCGTCAACTGCAGTACCGCATCGTCGGCAGCGATCAACCTGCGCCGCGTCGCCGAAATCGGCTCGTCTACCCTTGTAG